One Malus domestica chromosome 11, GDT2T_hap1 genomic region harbors:
- the LOC114823079 gene encoding uncharacterized protein At1g08160-like, translated as MTDPSRPVTGYPATPYAQPNGGHPYSSYPTYTQRQGPYSNAYAARATFIRRFVGAMIALFVIVGCIMLVIWLVLRPKVPDFRLDSLSLTNFNVSSSSQSLSGTWSVGFSVYNPNKKLSIRYEEVVSSIFYRNGFISETRVQPFAQGRKDRNFVNATLSAVNSFVDASVVRAIEVDRGRGTVSFNVKVLARVQFRNGGWRLRRRLLRVLCRGVAVSVSSNSGSGKLAGGSRGCQVGV; from the coding sequence ATGACCGACCCTTCTAGGCCCGTCACCGGCTACCCAGCCACGCCCTACGCCCAGCCTAACGGCGGCCACCCCTACTCCAGCTACCCCACCTACACCCAACGTCAAGGTCCCTACTCCAACGCCTATGCCGCACGCGCCACCTTCATCCGCCGCTTCGTCGGCGCCATGATCGCCCTCTTCGTCATCGTCGGCTGCATCATGCTTGTGATTTGGCTCGTCCTCCGCCCCAAGGTCCCCGACTTCCGACtcgactctctctcactcaccaACTTCAacgtctcctcctcctcccagtCCCTGAGCGGCACGTGGTCCGTCGGCTTCTCCGTCTACAACCCCAACAAGAAGCTCAGCATCCGATACGAGGAGGTCGTTTCTTCCATTTTCTACCGGAACGGCTTCATATCGGAGACTCGTGTTCAGCCGTTCGCTCAGGGGAGGAAGGATCGCAATTTCGTCAACGCCACTTTGTCGGCGGTGAATTCGTTCGTGGACGCCTCGGTGGTTCGCGCGATAGAGGTGGACAGGGGACGCGGGACCGTGAGCTTTAACGTGAAGGTTTTGGCGAGGGTCCAGTTTCGGAATGGCGGGTGGAGGCTGAGGCGGCGGCTGCTGAGGGTTTTGTGCCGTGGTGTGGCGGTTTCGGTCTCTTCCAATAGCGGGTCGGGTAAGCTGGCTGGTGGATCAAGAGGTTGCCAGGTTGGTGTTTGA